Part of the Methanomassiliicoccales archaeon genome, AACAGGTCTCCCATTCCAAAAGGAACTCAAGTGGTCATACATAGGCTCTATTGTTCAACATAGAAAACGAGGAGAGGCAATACCTCCTGACCGACCATATGCCGAGTTTTCATGCTTGTCCAATATGCAATTGTGGGGTCATGTTCGTAAGTGTCTTGAGCTGCTTAAAAGCGCAGATTTTTGCAAGATAATTTATACAGTGACAGACAATGCGTGTCAGGCCACAGGTAGAGTATCCAAAGAAATGATTTATCAAATGCACATCCAAGATTTAATGCAGCGCATCGAATATGAGATGAGAAAAGAAAATGGTTTAGCAATCATTTTTCTTGATCCTCTACCAGATGAGCGTACTAATCGATTCATTCGCGAGGCATATAGTTTATTTTATCAAAATGATCCATTTATTTCTCAGTACGAAGGCATAAAAGATAGCCTGGCGTACGAGCTGTCGCATCATAGTTCAGGGATTAGGTTGGCTGACTACGCTGCTGGTATATTTGCTGGCTTCCTACGCGGGTTCTCGCCGAGCCAAGAGTT contains:
- a CDS encoding DUF3800 domain-containing protein yields the protein MRVFFCFSDETGAYECERSERFVKAHPYFIRSSVLLSVDDWVHIHIEYKKLLKETGLPFQKELKWSYIGSIVQHRKRGEAIPPDRPYAEFSCLSNMQLWGHVRKCLELLKSADFCKIIYTVTDNACQATGRVSKEMIYQMHIQDLMQRIEYEMRKENGLAIIFLDPLPDERTNRFIREAYSLFYQNDPFISQYEGIKDSLAYELSHHSSGIRLADYAAGIFAGFLRGFSPSQE